A portion of the Phocoena sinus isolate mPhoSin1 chromosome 9, mPhoSin1.pri, whole genome shotgun sequence genome contains these proteins:
- the TAS2R60 gene encoding LOW QUALITY PROTEIN: taste receptor type 2 member 60 (The sequence of the model RefSeq protein was modified relative to this genomic sequence to represent the inferred CDS: inserted 1 base in 1 codon; substituted 1 base at 1 genomic stop codon): protein MSGEDVVPGPQLADKIAFIFAIILFLLCLVAVVGNGLITVALGMEWLLQRTLSPCNKLLVSLGASSFYLXWVVXKNIYIFLNPVAFPYNPVFRFLAFQWDFLNAVTLWFSTWLSVFYCVKIATFTHPVFLWLKQMVSALVPWMLLSSVGFSSFSTILVFIGNQRIYQNYLKRALQPWNVTGNAVRTYERLCFFPLKIVTWTVPTVVFIAGTALLITPLGRHTKKVSLSISGSHDPSTQAHIKALLALISFAVLFVSYFLSLVLSASGMFPPREFRHWVWQAVIYLCTVVNPIVLFLSNRRLRAVLERGCSSGHGAS from the exons ATGAGTGGAGAGGACGTGGTTCCAGGACCTCAGTTGGCTGATAAGATAGCctttatctttgctatcattttattccttttgtgcTTGGTGGCAGTGGTGGGTAATGGCTTAATCACCGTGGCACTGGGCATGGAGTGGTTGCTGCAGAGAACTTTGTCACCCTGCAATAAGTTATTGGTCAGCCTGGGAGCCTCTAGCTTCTATCTGTGATGGGTGG ATAAgaacatttatattttcctgaATCCAGTAGCCTTCCCATACAACCCTGTATTCCGGTTCCTAGCCTTTCAGTGGGACTTCTTGAATGCTGTCACGTTATGGTTCTCCACCTGGCTCAGTGTCTTCTACTGTGTGAAAATCGCAACCTTCACCCACCCTGTCTTCCTCTGGCTAAAGCAGATGGTGTCTGCATTGGTTCCATGGATGCTGCTCAGCTCTGTGGGGTTCTCCAGCTTTAGCACCATTCTAGTTTTCATAGGCAACCAGAGAATATATCAGAACTATTTAAAGAGGGCTCTGCAACCTTGGAATGTCACTGGGAATGCTGTGAGAACATATGAGAGACTCTGCTTCTTCCCTTTGAAAATTGTTACCTGGACAGTCCCTACTGTTGTCTTCATCGCTGGCACGGCTTTGCTCATTACACCTCTGGGAAGACACACCAAGAAGGTCTCCCTGTCCATCTCAGGCTCTCATGATCCCAGCACCCAGGCACACATCAAGGCTCTCCTGGCTCTCATCTCCTTTGCTGtcctctttgtttcctattttctgtCACTGGTGCTCAGTGCCTCCGGTATGTTTCCACCACGGGAATTCAGGCACTGGGTGTGGCAGGCTGTGATTTATCTGTGCACAGTAGTCAACCCCATTGTTCTTTTCTTGAGTAACCGCAGGCTGAGAGCTGTGCTAGAGAGGGGCTGCTCCTCAGGGCATGGGGCATCTTGA